In one Vulgatibacter incomptus genomic region, the following are encoded:
- a CDS encoding metallophosphoesterase, whose product MRLFAIGDLHLPSARGKRMDRFGWKDHPRPLAEAWDQAVAPSDLVLVLGDTSWATRPSEVEEDLAWIHERQGRKVLLKGNHDFWWPDSRTKLGTLLAPFPSIVGFLHNGSALREGPYVIAGVRGWTVPEAPQLPGGGYDPELDMESYQPHVVERDLGRLRASVQAAEVLARDPDTIRVACMHFPPVYAGPKPTRFSPIIEAYRPAVCAYGHLHGPGIPAGFVGEHNGVRYVLTSCDAARFAPIRLL is encoded by the coding sequence TTGCGGCTCTTTGCGATCGGCGACCTTCATCTCCCCTCGGCACGCGGCAAGCGGATGGATCGCTTCGGCTGGAAGGACCATCCGCGTCCTCTCGCCGAGGCATGGGACCAGGCGGTAGCGCCGTCCGACCTGGTGCTCGTCCTCGGCGACACCTCGTGGGCCACCCGCCCCTCCGAGGTCGAGGAGGATCTGGCCTGGATCCACGAGCGGCAGGGCCGGAAGGTGCTCCTCAAGGGGAACCACGACTTCTGGTGGCCGGACAGCCGCACCAAGCTCGGCACGCTCCTCGCCCCCTTCCCCAGCATCGTGGGCTTCCTCCACAACGGGAGCGCCCTGCGCGAAGGCCCCTACGTGATCGCCGGAGTCCGGGGCTGGACCGTCCCGGAGGCGCCGCAGCTGCCGGGGGGCGGCTACGATCCGGAGCTGGACATGGAGAGCTACCAACCCCACGTGGTGGAACGGGATCTCGGCAGGCTCCGCGCCAGCGTCCAGGCCGCCGAGGTCCTCGCTCGCGATCCTGACACCATCCGTGTCGCATGCATGCACTTTCCTCCGGTGTACGCCGGACCGAAGCCGACGCGCTTCAGCCCGATCATCGAGGCCTACCGGCCGGCGGTCTGTGCCTACGGCCACCTCCACGGCCCCGGGATCCCCGCGGGCTTCGTGGGAGAGCACAACGGCGTCCGCTACGTGCTCACGTCCTGCGACGCCGCCCGCTTCGCGCCGATCCGCCTCCTCTAA
- a CDS encoding type 1 glutamine amidotransferase domain-containing protein: MSRELEGIRVACLATNGVEEVELDEPMKAFEAFGATVELLAPEAGRIQALRYFEKGRTFEVDRTIEAADPSEYDALFLPGGTMNADALRRSPDAVEFVRDFFDDQRPVAAICHGPWILVDANVLAGRTLTSWPSLRPDLQNAGGRWVDEEVHVSGNLVTSRKPADLPPFIAAAVDAFASLPAAGHAREIYRAAHGADRVEEASRESFPASDAPSSW, encoded by the coding sequence ATGAGCCGGGAGCTGGAAGGGATCCGCGTCGCTTGCCTCGCCACCAACGGGGTCGAGGAGGTCGAGCTCGACGAGCCGATGAAGGCCTTCGAGGCCTTCGGCGCCACGGTGGAGCTCCTCGCGCCGGAGGCGGGCAGGATCCAGGCCCTGCGGTACTTCGAGAAGGGCCGGACGTTCGAAGTCGACCGGACGATCGAAGCAGCGGATCCCAGCGAATACGACGCGCTCTTCCTGCCGGGCGGGACGATGAACGCGGACGCGCTGCGGCGGAGCCCGGACGCCGTCGAGTTCGTCCGGGACTTCTTCGACGACCAGCGGCCCGTGGCGGCGATCTGCCACGGGCCGTGGATCCTCGTGGACGCGAATGTCCTCGCCGGACGGACGCTCACCTCCTGGCCGAGCCTGCGCCCGGATCTCCAGAACGCGGGCGGGCGTTGGGTGGACGAGGAGGTCCACGTCTCCGGAAACCTCGTGACGAGCCGCAAGCCCGCGGATCTGCCGCCGTTCATCGCCGCCGCGGTGGACGCCTTCGCCAGCCTCCCGGCAGCGGGACATGCGAGGGAGATCTACCGCGCCGCGCACGGCGCCGATCGCGTGGAGGAGGCGAGCCGGGAGTCGTTCCCGGCCAGCGACGCTCCCTCCTCCTGGTAG
- a CDS encoding helix-turn-helix transcriptional regulator: MEEIFHPAERESPTAPIAEAQNIALSTALESGPSSPRAVAERVSSAAACDLVVAADLDAPFIGPGSVFGKGIADEAAWRTAIRVAAAVANAAPRPRGEGWSSSLAELTGGRGDAAILGQARSVIVILRAEGGRPRTLVVAARKEADFGDAERRAMTAAAARPEARDPVIVAALEAVASRTGVPLGLLHSGKLMWAAGPLWRALGLEGGARLGRAFAHGGAPAAAMRLEDAAKTTGPGADLDVTSLPGELQLLQATRPADVARSARLDELGRRWRLSPAERAELQHLMLGLSCKEAAARLSVSPETIRGRRKQIYRKARVGGAGPLRALLDGVTEDEEPAPAQSAASA, from the coding sequence ATGGAGGAGATTTTCCATCCGGCCGAACGAGAGTCGCCGACCGCGCCGATCGCCGAGGCGCAGAACATCGCGCTGTCCACCGCGCTCGAATCGGGTCCGTCTTCGCCGAGAGCGGTGGCAGAGCGCGTCTCCTCTGCGGCCGCCTGCGATCTCGTGGTCGCCGCCGATCTCGACGCGCCCTTCATCGGCCCGGGGTCGGTCTTCGGAAAGGGGATCGCCGACGAGGCGGCCTGGCGGACCGCGATCCGCGTCGCCGCGGCGGTGGCGAACGCGGCGCCGCGGCCACGCGGGGAGGGGTGGTCGAGCTCTCTCGCCGAGCTGACCGGAGGCCGCGGCGACGCGGCGATCCTCGGGCAGGCGAGGAGCGTGATCGTGATCCTGCGCGCCGAGGGTGGCAGGCCGCGGACCCTGGTCGTCGCGGCGCGGAAGGAGGCCGACTTCGGCGACGCCGAGCGCCGCGCGATGACGGCGGCGGCCGCCAGGCCCGAGGCCCGCGATCCGGTGATCGTGGCGGCGCTCGAGGCGGTGGCGAGCAGGACCGGCGTCCCCCTGGGCCTGCTCCACAGCGGCAAGCTGATGTGGGCGGCCGGTCCGCTCTGGAGAGCCCTCGGCCTCGAGGGAGGCGCGCGCCTCGGGAGGGCCTTCGCTCACGGCGGCGCTCCCGCCGCGGCGATGCGCCTCGAGGACGCCGCCAAGACCACCGGCCCCGGCGCGGACCTGGACGTCACCTCGCTTCCGGGCGAGCTGCAGCTCCTCCAGGCCACCCGGCCCGCGGACGTGGCCCGCAGCGCCAGGCTCGACGAGCTGGGGAGGCGCTGGCGCCTCTCTCCGGCGGAGCGCGCCGAGCTCCAGCACCTGATGCTCGGGCTCTCCTGCAAGGAGGCGGCGGCGCGGCTCAGCGTCTCGCCCGAGACGATCCGCGGGAGGCGCAAGCAGATCTACCGCAAGGCGCGGGTGGGTGGCGCCGGGCCGCTCCGGGCGCTGCTGGACGGCGTCACCGAGGACGAGGAGCCGGCGCCGGCCCAGTCCGCCGCATCCGCCTGA
- a CDS encoding C25 family cysteine peptidase has product MNPVLRTARPGSSEAARAAARRALSMAALAAGLLIASPAAAALDADVVLIYGSSWKRTLPAYAASAKPASKGSGAAATLPPVLLWTGGEERWTEELLQRLKPKKVVWIGPPGSSSASLKIPGKVQRIEAPDEELGAALAKAAFGPASKAPAVYVADGTDFSAALAAAALAAADSAPLLIASGDLPATVREAGELARHLGAKEVVFVGTGDETRLASASGGRVRVLSGDDALKAYNDRVASARHLVVAAPSDAEGPFSPPRLSVGALPYVLGKGAALAYVGAGPGGGRSPEQAATALEATGKGPFDAVTIVGDHIAVPMGQMEDIDQVAKGADSPRVHKIPSFVTRQGLAADRAVGRLAALDVFDLSRWIARILHGVSDKTDGNGALILANADRKFVLGEAISRTTSSELANSGVKVESYYREEITPELIRKELPGHGLVLWEGHPRDLTLDDDALPAPESPLPPATYFLQGCYTLDRSDPYLLVERGANAVIGTYMAVYSASGSGFARAYLNAQLHGGETAGEALASARNYLLATVELKKRRGHADWRKTLRAALSFDLWGDPTAKLPVQASQPRKAPVRATVANHQITVQIPAERLPTAVASDYMAEIRPGAQLSALYDNVDADASRRLVELFFVEVEVPKELGDDPQVTAAYDPSTYAWVFAPRTRKLSLLIHEAALPRGGKGAATLRFGLTKAE; this is encoded by the coding sequence ATGAATCCCGTCCTCCGAACCGCGCGCCCTGGATCGAGCGAAGCCGCGCGAGCCGCGGCGCGGCGGGCCCTGTCGATGGCCGCCCTCGCCGCAGGCCTCCTGATCGCTTCGCCCGCCGCAGCGGCCCTCGACGCCGACGTCGTGCTGATTTACGGCTCGTCGTGGAAGCGGACGCTCCCCGCCTACGCGGCTTCGGCGAAGCCCGCGTCGAAGGGCTCCGGCGCTGCGGCCACCCTGCCGCCCGTCCTGCTCTGGACCGGCGGCGAGGAACGCTGGACCGAGGAGCTCCTCCAACGCCTCAAGCCCAAGAAGGTGGTCTGGATCGGCCCGCCCGGGAGCTCCTCCGCCTCGCTCAAGATCCCCGGCAAGGTCCAGCGCATCGAGGCCCCCGACGAGGAGCTCGGCGCCGCGCTGGCCAAGGCGGCCTTCGGCCCCGCCTCCAAGGCCCCCGCCGTCTACGTGGCCGACGGCACCGACTTCTCGGCCGCCCTCGCCGCCGCCGCCCTCGCCGCCGCCGATTCGGCTCCCCTCCTGATCGCGAGCGGCGATCTCCCTGCCACGGTCCGCGAGGCCGGAGAGCTCGCCCGCCACCTCGGCGCAAAGGAGGTCGTCTTCGTCGGCACCGGCGACGAGACCCGTCTCGCCTCCGCCTCCGGCGGCAGGGTCCGGGTCCTCTCCGGCGACGACGCCCTGAAGGCCTACAACGATCGGGTCGCCTCGGCGCGGCACCTCGTGGTCGCCGCACCCTCCGACGCCGAGGGCCCCTTCTCGCCGCCCAGGCTCTCGGTGGGCGCGCTCCCCTACGTGCTGGGCAAGGGCGCCGCCCTGGCGTACGTCGGCGCCGGCCCCGGGGGCGGTCGCTCGCCCGAGCAGGCCGCCACCGCCCTCGAGGCCACCGGCAAGGGGCCCTTCGACGCGGTCACGATCGTCGGCGACCACATCGCGGTCCCGATGGGCCAAATGGAGGACATCGACCAGGTGGCCAAGGGCGCCGACAGCCCCCGCGTCCACAAGATCCCGTCCTTCGTGACCCGGCAGGGCCTCGCCGCCGATCGGGCCGTCGGCAGGCTCGCGGCCCTCGACGTCTTCGACCTCTCCCGGTGGATCGCGCGCATCCTCCACGGCGTCAGCGACAAGACCGACGGAAACGGCGCCCTGATCCTGGCCAACGCCGACCGCAAGTTCGTCCTCGGCGAGGCGATCAGCCGCACCACCTCCTCCGAGCTCGCCAACTCGGGGGTCAAGGTCGAGTCCTACTATCGGGAGGAGATCACCCCCGAGCTGATCCGGAAGGAGCTACCGGGCCACGGCCTGGTGCTCTGGGAGGGCCATCCCCGCGACCTCACCCTCGACGACGACGCCCTCCCCGCCCCCGAGTCGCCGCTGCCGCCTGCGACCTACTTTCTCCAGGGCTGCTACACCCTGGACCGCTCCGACCCCTACCTCCTGGTGGAGCGCGGTGCCAACGCGGTGATCGGCACCTACATGGCGGTCTACTCGGCGAGCGGCTCTGGCTTCGCCCGCGCGTACCTGAACGCCCAGCTCCACGGGGGCGAGACAGCAGGCGAGGCCCTCGCGAGCGCCCGGAACTACCTGCTGGCGACGGTCGAGCTGAAGAAGCGCCGCGGCCACGCCGACTGGCGCAAGACCCTGCGCGCCGCGCTCTCCTTCGACCTCTGGGGCGATCCGACGGCGAAGCTCCCGGTGCAGGCCTCCCAGCCGCGGAAGGCCCCCGTCCGCGCGACCGTGGCGAACCACCAGATCACGGTGCAGATCCCGGCGGAGCGGCTCCCCACTGCGGTCGCCAGCGACTACATGGCGGAGATCCGGCCCGGCGCGCAGCTCTCGGCCCTCTACGACAACGTCGACGCCGACGCCTCCCGTCGCCTGGTGGAGCTCTTCTTCGTGGAGGTGGAGGTCCCCAAGGAGCTCGGCGACGATCCGCAGGTGACCGCCGCCTACGATCCCTCGACCTACGCGTGGGTCTTCGCGCCCCGCACCCGGAAGCTCTCGCTGCTCATCCACGAGGCCGCGCTTCCTCGCGGCGGCAAGGGCGCGGCCACGCTCCGCTTCGGTCTGACCAAGGCCGAGTAG
- a CDS encoding transglutaminase-like domain-containing protein yields the protein MRTRRPHAALAFLLSLAIGGCAAKAQELAKEEAPAPLTRVVRLSIRVVGNGGDAYLELPLAQSDEHQTISNEKILGRGFRVEQVMRDGNRLAVLTYPKLEGPRRITYEFTAAMVASTVPVVPVPVSKGGEPPEDDRVWLRPTKQLQSTSPIVREKLIGFAGPKLVEGEDDAIKLAWALSSSGFRRKPDGSKTVLKAVRTGHASDKGLDRLFATFLRTSGVPSRPVIGVEVGRAKAKSRFAHWVEVKSGGRWAPMSVPRDQWGKLPARYVKLAHGDRPFLVRDGVGSVSFHWKVAKPVTTSEATP from the coding sequence ATGAGGACGCGTCGCCCCCACGCCGCCTTGGCGTTCCTCCTCTCGCTCGCGATCGGCGGCTGTGCCGCCAAGGCCCAGGAGCTCGCGAAGGAGGAGGCGCCGGCGCCCCTCACCCGCGTGGTCCGCCTCTCGATCCGCGTGGTGGGCAACGGCGGCGACGCCTACCTGGAGCTCCCCCTCGCGCAGTCGGACGAGCACCAGACCATCTCGAACGAGAAGATCCTCGGCCGTGGCTTCCGGGTGGAGCAGGTGATGCGCGACGGGAACCGCCTCGCCGTCCTCACCTACCCGAAGCTCGAAGGCCCGAGGCGCATCACCTACGAGTTCACGGCGGCCATGGTCGCGTCCACGGTCCCCGTTGTTCCGGTCCCTGTCTCGAAGGGCGGCGAGCCCCCCGAGGACGATCGGGTCTGGCTGCGCCCCACCAAGCAGCTCCAGTCGACCTCGCCCATCGTCCGCGAGAAGCTGATCGGCTTCGCGGGCCCCAAGCTCGTCGAGGGCGAGGACGACGCGATCAAGCTGGCCTGGGCACTCTCCTCCTCCGGCTTCCGGCGCAAGCCGGACGGGAGCAAGACCGTTCTCAAGGCGGTCCGGACCGGCCACGCCTCCGACAAGGGACTCGACCGCCTCTTCGCGACCTTCCTGCGCACGAGCGGCGTCCCGTCGCGGCCCGTGATCGGCGTGGAGGTGGGCCGCGCAAAGGCGAAGAGCCGCTTCGCCCATTGGGTGGAGGTGAAGAGCGGCGGGCGTTGGGCTCCGATGTCGGTCCCCCGCGACCAGTGGGGCAAGCTCCCGGCGCGATACGTGAAGCTCGCCCATGGCGATCGCCCCTTCCTGGTGCGGGACGGCGTCGGCTCGGTGAGCTTCCACTGGAAGGTCGCGAAGCCCGTGACCACGAGCGAGGCGACTCCATGA
- a CDS encoding alpha-L-glutamate ligase-like protein: MFGLFDKLKGAGVLGINARNARFISKHNPRRLFPLVDDKLRSKALCLENGIPAPELYGVVEAHGDLRELPELLAPYREFVIKPVRGAMGNGVLVVVDRDGPSYVKSSGVRLDEAEVRHYVSGILSGLYSLSGTTDRAMVEYRVQLHPVFGQIAYGGVPDVRVIVFKGVPALAMLRLPTSRSDGRANLHQGAIAAGIDLATGRTHHAVQSNRLVETHPDTGNRVIGVQVPRWEEILRIAAVSAEMTGLGYIGVDVVLDATQGPLLLELNARPGLAIQIANFQGLLGPLTMLERVDTWSLGVDQRIELAKEVARELRPRPLPEATPALEKVG; the protein is encoded by the coding sequence ATGTTCGGGCTCTTCGACAAGCTCAAGGGCGCCGGCGTCCTCGGGATCAACGCCCGAAACGCCCGGTTCATCTCCAAGCACAACCCGCGGCGGCTCTTTCCGCTCGTCGACGACAAGCTGAGGTCCAAGGCCCTCTGCCTGGAGAACGGGATCCCCGCCCCCGAGCTCTACGGCGTCGTGGAAGCCCACGGCGACCTCCGGGAGCTCCCCGAGCTCCTCGCGCCCTACCGCGAGTTCGTGATCAAGCCGGTCCGCGGGGCCATGGGCAACGGCGTGCTGGTCGTCGTCGACCGCGACGGCCCGAGCTACGTGAAGAGCTCGGGCGTCCGCCTCGACGAGGCCGAGGTCCGCCACTACGTGAGCGGGATCCTCTCGGGCCTCTACTCCCTCTCCGGCACCACCGACCGTGCGATGGTCGAGTACCGGGTGCAGCTCCACCCCGTCTTCGGCCAGATCGCCTACGGCGGCGTCCCCGACGTGCGGGTCATCGTCTTCAAGGGCGTTCCCGCCCTCGCGATGCTGCGCCTGCCCACGAGCCGCAGCGACGGCAGGGCCAACCTCCACCAGGGCGCCATCGCGGCCGGGATCGATCTCGCCACGGGCCGCACCCACCACGCGGTGCAGTCGAACCGCCTCGTCGAGACCCATCCGGACACGGGCAATCGCGTGATCGGCGTCCAGGTCCCGAGGTGGGAGGAGATCCTGCGGATCGCGGCGGTCAGCGCCGAGATGACGGGCCTCGGATACATCGGGGTCGACGTGGTCCTGGACGCCACGCAGGGGCCGCTGCTCCTCGAGCTCAACGCGAGGCCGGGCCTGGCGATCCAGATCGCCAACTTCCAGGGGCTCCTCGGCCCCCTCACCATGCTGGAGCGGGTCGACACCTGGAGCCTCGGCGTGGACCAGCGGATCGAGCTCGCGAAGGAGGTCGCCCGGGAGCTCCGGCCGCGGCCGCTGCCCGAAGCGACCCCCGCTCTGGAGAAGGTCGGATGA
- a CDS encoding UUP1 family membrane protein, with protein MSSRLIAVAVGFILIAAGLIAYKVIGLGYELVPKPAPDRWSVQMEVRLTNPDDKTRITFFLPADGPGQRIYDERVSAEGMRFFIRPREGNRVAVALGKLDDGSRLTYRFSAQLLPSPHTELPKSLPPMGEAEARQLAPLLSPEEAIQSDAEQVASLLEELAISRADRAQAVRQIHEFIVGDVETTDGHDGPQDALAVLQRERGGSHGKARAEVALLRAVGIPAQVVAGVALSEKGSAEVTHWVEARLDGRFWPMDPLFGLDQPLGERLVLHVGDAAPLDPVGVERASLKVSMLREREAQFQIYQRKIEKSDRLLDKLSLYSLPVKTRLLFQVLLLVPLGALVVTIFRNLIGVPTFGTFMPILISLAFRESGVPWGLVLFGLVVAVGYVGRHLLNRAQLLMVPRLSFLLTLVILIIAGLMISAEHLGSDKAFSIALFPIVIITMTIERLSIAIVEEGPRNAAKLVAGTMVVATSGYWVIANESLQHFVFTFPEIHLVTMAILLLLGRYTGYRLSEWTRFRAFRKGGLERAH; from the coding sequence GTGTCTTCGCGCCTCATCGCCGTCGCAGTCGGCTTCATCCTCATCGCCGCCGGCCTCATCGCCTACAAGGTGATCGGTCTGGGCTACGAGCTGGTCCCCAAACCCGCGCCCGACCGCTGGTCGGTGCAGATGGAGGTCCGGCTCACCAACCCCGACGACAAGACCCGGATCACCTTCTTCCTCCCGGCCGACGGCCCAGGTCAGCGGATCTACGACGAGCGCGTCTCGGCGGAGGGGATGCGCTTCTTCATCCGCCCCCGCGAGGGCAACCGCGTCGCGGTCGCTCTCGGCAAGCTCGACGACGGCTCGCGCCTCACCTACCGCTTCTCGGCCCAGCTCCTCCCCTCGCCACACACGGAGCTGCCGAAGTCGCTCCCGCCCATGGGCGAGGCGGAGGCCCGGCAGCTCGCGCCGCTCCTCTCCCCCGAGGAGGCGATCCAGAGCGACGCCGAGCAGGTCGCGTCCCTCCTCGAGGAGCTCGCGATCTCTCGGGCGGATCGCGCACAGGCCGTCCGCCAGATCCACGAGTTCATCGTGGGCGACGTGGAGACCACCGACGGCCACGACGGCCCCCAGGACGCCCTCGCCGTGCTCCAGCGTGAGCGGGGCGGCAGCCACGGCAAGGCCCGCGCCGAGGTGGCCCTTCTCCGTGCGGTAGGGATCCCGGCGCAGGTCGTCGCCGGCGTCGCCCTGTCGGAGAAGGGGAGCGCGGAGGTCACCCACTGGGTCGAGGCGCGATTGGACGGGCGCTTCTGGCCGATGGATCCGCTTTTCGGGCTGGATCAGCCCCTGGGCGAGCGCCTGGTCCTCCACGTCGGCGACGCCGCGCCCCTCGATCCGGTGGGGGTCGAGAGGGCCTCGCTCAAGGTCTCGATGCTCCGGGAGCGCGAGGCGCAGTTTCAGATCTACCAGCGCAAGATCGAGAAGTCGGACCGGCTCCTCGACAAGCTCTCGCTCTATTCACTCCCGGTGAAGACCCGCCTGCTCTTCCAGGTCCTCCTCCTCGTGCCCCTCGGCGCGCTGGTGGTGACGATCTTCCGCAACCTGATCGGCGTGCCCACCTTCGGCACCTTCATGCCGATCCTGATCTCCCTCGCCTTCCGGGAGTCCGGGGTCCCCTGGGGCCTGGTCCTCTTCGGCCTCGTGGTCGCCGTGGGCTACGTGGGGCGGCACCTGCTGAACCGCGCCCAGCTCCTGATGGTGCCACGCCTCTCCTTCCTCCTCACCCTGGTGATCCTGATCATCGCCGGGCTGATGATCTCGGCGGAGCACCTGGGCAGCGACAAGGCGTTCTCGATCGCGCTCTTCCCCATCGTGATCATCACGATGACCATCGAGCGCCTCTCCATCGCCATCGTCGAGGAGGGCCCTCGAAACGCCGCGAAGCTCGTCGCCGGCACCATGGTCGTGGCCACCAGCGGCTACTGGGTGATCGCGAACGAGAGCCTCCAGCACTTCGTCTTCACCTTCCCCGAGATCCACCTCGTCACCATGGCGATCCTGCTGCTCCTGGGCCGCTACACGGGCTACCGCCTGAGCGAGTGGACGAGGTTCCGCGCCTTCCGCAAGGGGGGGCTGGAGCGGGCCCACTGA